A genome region from Deinococcus seoulensis includes the following:
- a CDS encoding IclR family transcriptional regulator has protein sequence MASSPSLLSGAVDVLTAFDADHAEWRLSDLSRQLGVPTSTLHEQLTALCETGLLMRVGRGRYRLGWRLLKLSSALYGSLPWYGPAHAAMERVARATHRLAFLCVLDAGSGRVLCIARSVQGRDGPPVAGELDFELPAHATASGKLLLALAGRALPGRAAVFMPGTVADAGTWDAQAAAIRAQGYAVTADEWAAGTAGLAVPVRGADGAVLAALGVSLPTAGLRQRDPALRSLRDAADGVSWELGWRPG, from the coding sequence GTGGCCTCCTCCCCTTCCCTGCTGTCCGGCGCGGTGGATGTCCTGACGGCGTTCGACGCGGATCACGCCGAGTGGCGACTGTCGGACCTGTCGCGGCAGCTGGGCGTGCCGACGAGCACCCTGCACGAGCAGCTGACCGCGCTGTGCGAGACGGGCCTGCTGATGCGGGTGGGTCGGGGCCGGTACCGGCTGGGGTGGCGGCTGCTGAAACTCTCCAGTGCGCTGTACGGCAGCCTGCCGTGGTACGGCCCGGCGCACGCGGCAATGGAGCGGGTGGCGCGGGCCACGCACCGTCTGGCGTTCCTGTGCGTGCTGGACGCCGGGTCCGGGCGGGTGTTGTGCATTGCGCGCAGCGTGCAGGGCCGGGACGGGCCGCCGGTGGCGGGCGAACTGGATTTCGAGCTGCCGGCGCACGCGACTGCCAGCGGGAAGCTGCTGCTGGCGCTGGCGGGGCGGGCCCTGCCGGGGCGGGCGGCGGTGTTCATGCCGGGAACCGTCGCGGACGCGGGCACCTGGGACGCGCAGGCCGCCGCGATCCGCGCGCAGGGGTACGCGGTCACGGCGGACGAGTGGGCGGCCGGAACGGCCGGGCTGGCCGTGCCGGTGCGCGGGGCGGACGGCGCGGTGCTGGCGGCGCTGGGGGTCAGTCTGCCCACGGCCGGGTTGCGTCAGCGGGACCCGGCGCTGCGTTCACTGCGGGACGCGGCCGACGGGGTCAGCTGGGAGTTGGGCTGGCGTCCGGGGTAA
- a CDS encoding glycosyltransferase, with translation MRVTLIALGSRGDVQPYVALGLGLRRAGHAVRLASHEAFRTLVTGAGLEFAPMRGDVQEVVNSPEMRAALAGGNMLAINRVSARATQQGALLWAEDGLVAARDADLLVAGIGGMNVAQALSEKLGMPLVEAHVVPFHPTRAFPGAIFPPATARLGGWANLLSHVLTRQVMWQMFRSADSRARREVLGLSPAPLLGPRPLRPLPTLHGISPAVLPRPADWDAAQHLTGYWFLPQEAWTPPPALEAFLAAGPPPVSIGFGSMTTPDPQATTRAVVAALERSGQRAVLLSGWGGLSAADVPDSVFVTDSVPHDWLFPRMAATVHHGGAGTTAAGLAAGVPNVIVPFFGDQPFWGDRVQRLGVGPAPVPRRALNERTLAEALTRAVTDPGMKERAATLGARIRAEDGVTRVAEVISGLKL, from the coding sequence GTGAGGGTCACGCTGATCGCGCTGGGGTCGCGCGGGGACGTGCAGCCGTACGTGGCGCTGGGGCTGGGACTGCGCCGGGCGGGGCACGCGGTTCGCCTCGCCTCGCACGAGGCGTTCCGCACGCTCGTGACGGGTGCGGGGCTGGAGTTCGCCCCGATGCGCGGGGACGTGCAGGAGGTCGTAAACAGCCCCGAGATGCGCGCCGCGCTGGCGGGCGGGAACATGCTGGCGATCAACCGGGTGTCCGCGCGCGCCACGCAGCAGGGGGCGCTGCTGTGGGCCGAGGACGGCCTCGTGGCCGCGCGGGACGCCGATCTGCTCGTGGCGGGCATCGGCGGGATGAACGTCGCGCAGGCCCTCTCGGAGAAGCTGGGCATGCCGCTCGTGGAGGCGCACGTGGTGCCGTTCCATCCCACGCGGGCGTTTCCGGGCGCGATCTTCCCGCCGGCCACCGCGCGGCTGGGCGGCTGGGCGAACCTCCTGTCGCACGTCCTGACGCGGCAGGTGATGTGGCAGATGTTCCGCTCGGCGGATTCACGCGCGCGGCGCGAGGTGCTGGGCCTCTCCCCCGCCCCGCTGCTCGGCCCGCGCCCGCTGCGGCCCCTGCCGACCCTGCACGGCATCAGCCCGGCGGTCCTGCCCCGCCCCGCCGACTGGGACGCCGCGCAGCACCTGACCGGCTACTGGTTCCTCCCGCAGGAGGCCTGGACGCCGCCACCCGCGCTGGAGGCGTTCCTGGCCGCCGGGCCGCCGCCAGTGTCCATCGGCTTCGGGAGCATGACCACGCCGGACCCGCAGGCGACCACCCGCGCGGTCGTGGCGGCCCTGGAGCGCAGCGGGCAGCGGGCGGTCCTCCTGAGCGGCTGGGGTGGACTGAGCGCCGCCGACGTGCCGGACTCGGTGTTCGTGACGGACAGCGTCCCGCACGACTGGCTGTTCCCGCGCATGGCGGCGACCGTGCATCACGGTGGGGCGGGCACGACGGCGGCGGGCCTCGCGGCGGGCGTGCCGAACGTGATCGTGCCGTTCTTCGGGGATCAGCCGTTCTGGGGGGACCGCGTGCAGCGGCTGGGCGTGGGACCCGCCCCGGTGCCGCGCCGCGCCCTGAACGAGCGCACGCTGGCGGAGGCCCTGACGCGCGCCGTGACCGATCCCGGCATGAAGGAACGGGCGGCGACCCTGGGCGCCCGCATCCGCGCGGAGGACGGTGTGACGCGCGTGGCGGAGGTGATCTCGGGACTGAAGCTGTAG
- a CDS encoding TetR/AcrR family transcriptional regulator: MSTHSDRNERTKRTSPRPADDPQRRAIILGAAQVCFAQDGFHRTTMRAVARQAGLAEGTLYHHFRGKDDLLLGLFGALGEQARASLDPAALAALNLRDFLRAFLAAPLAALAQDEAGLLRVILSEGLIRRDLGRAFADGLTGTADLGAQALAARPELRGVDTGELLRTGLTLVLGHSVQGALSGDPLPDPQVTAARVADVLLALVAAGRA; the protein is encoded by the coding sequence GTGAGCACTCATTCAGATAGGAATGAACGGACGAAGCGGACCTCGCCCCGTCCGGCGGACGATCCCCAGCGGCGGGCGATCATCCTCGGCGCGGCGCAGGTCTGCTTCGCGCAGGACGGCTTCCACCGCACGACCATGCGCGCCGTCGCGCGGCAGGCGGGACTGGCCGAGGGCACCCTCTACCACCACTTCCGGGGCAAGGATGACCTGCTGCTGGGCCTGTTCGGCGCCCTGGGGGAGCAGGCGCGCGCGTCGCTCGATCCGGCGGCGCTGGCGGCCCTGAACCTGCGGGATTTCCTGCGGGCGTTCCTGGCCGCGCCCCTGGCGGCGCTGGCGCAGGACGAGGCGGGGCTGCTGCGCGTGATCCTGTCCGAGGGCCTGATCCGCCGCGACCTGGGCCGCGCGTTCGCCGACGGTCTGACCGGGACGGCGGACCTGGGCGCGCAGGCACTCGCCGCGCGGCCCGAACTGCGCGGCGTGGACACCGGCGAGCTGCTGCGTACCGGCCTGACGCTGGTGCTGGGCCACAGCGTGCAGGGCGCGCTGTCGGGCGACCCTCTCCCCGACCCGCAGGTGACGGCGGCACGCGTGGCGGACGTGCTGCTGGCGCTGGTGGCGGCGGGACGCGCGTGA
- the hutU gene encoding urocanate hydratase, which translates to MTQPTTEPAPVIRAPCGPQKTAKGWVQEAAKRMLMNNLDPEVAEHPDTLVVYGGRGKAARNWEAFHRIVETLDRLEDDETLLIQSGKPVAVLRTHEWAPRVLLANSNLVPHWANWETFDRLDQAGLMMYGQMTAGSWIYIGTQGILQGTYETFAGAARKHFGGSLTGTITVTAGLGGMGGAQPLAVKLAGGVSINIEIDPTRIQKRLDTRYLDEVATSLEDAITRAEKYKAEGVARSIGVQGNAANLVPQLVTMNWTPDLITDQTSAHDPMWGYLPPVSADEDASRLRADHPEEYKRRAYEAMAAHVRAILELQKRGAVAFDYGNNLRHRAQEAGVENAFDYPGFVPAFIRDSFCEGRGPFRWVALSGDPEDIRATDRALLDLFPNDERLQSWLTYAADQIAFQGLPARICWLGYRERDQAAKLFNEMVADGRLKAPIVIGRDHLDAGSVASPYRETEAMLDGSDAVSDWPLLNFGLGIASGASWMSFHHGGGVGLGFSQHSGLVIVADGTEQAAQKLSRALTNDPGMGVIRHADAGYDHALNVARERGLDLPSLGIQSRE; encoded by the coding sequence ATGACCCAGCCCACCACCGAACCCGCCCCCGTCATCCGCGCCCCATGCGGCCCCCAGAAGACCGCCAAAGGGTGGGTGCAGGAGGCGGCCAAGCGCATGCTGATGAACAACCTCGACCCGGAGGTCGCCGAGCACCCCGACACCCTGGTCGTGTACGGCGGGCGCGGCAAGGCGGCGCGCAACTGGGAGGCCTTCCATCGGATCGTGGAGACGCTCGACCGGCTGGAGGACGACGAGACGTTGCTGATCCAGTCCGGCAAGCCCGTCGCGGTCCTGCGCACCCACGAGTGGGCGCCGCGCGTGCTGCTCGCCAACAGCAACCTCGTGCCGCACTGGGCGAACTGGGAGACCTTCGACCGGCTCGATCAGGCGGGCCTGATGATGTACGGCCAGATGACCGCCGGCAGCTGGATCTACATCGGCACGCAGGGCATCCTCCAGGGCACCTACGAGACCTTCGCCGGAGCGGCCCGTAAGCACTTCGGCGGCAGCCTGACGGGAACCATCACCGTCACCGCCGGGCTGGGCGGCATGGGCGGCGCGCAACCGCTGGCCGTGAAACTCGCCGGGGGCGTCAGCATCAACATCGAGATCGACCCCACGCGCATCCAGAAACGCCTCGACACCCGCTACCTCGACGAGGTCGCCACCAGCCTGGAGGACGCCATCACCCGAGCTGAGAAGTACAAGGCCGAGGGGGTCGCCCGGTCCATCGGCGTGCAGGGCAACGCCGCTAACCTCGTCCCGCAGCTCGTGACGATGAACTGGACCCCGGACCTCATCACCGATCAGACGAGCGCACACGACCCGATGTGGGGCTACCTCCCGCCGGTCAGCGCCGACGAGGACGCCAGCCGCCTGCGCGCCGACCACCCCGAAGAGTACAAACGCCGCGCCTACGAGGCGATGGCCGCGCACGTCCGCGCGATCCTCGAACTCCAGAAACGCGGCGCGGTCGCGTTCGACTACGGCAACAACCTCCGCCACCGCGCGCAGGAAGCGGGCGTGGAGAACGCCTTCGACTACCCCGGTTTCGTGCCCGCGTTCATCCGCGACTCCTTCTGCGAGGGGCGCGGCCCCTTCCGCTGGGTGGCCCTGTCCGGCGACCCCGAGGACATCCGCGCCACCGACCGCGCGCTGCTGGACCTCTTCCCCAACGACGAACGCCTGCAATCCTGGCTGACGTACGCCGCCGACCAGATCGCCTTCCAGGGCCTCCCCGCCCGCATCTGCTGGCTCGGGTACCGGGAACGCGACCAGGCCGCGAAACTCTTCAACGAGATGGTCGCCGACGGCCGCCTGAAAGCCCCCATCGTCATCGGCCGCGACCACCTCGACGCCGGAAGTGTCGCCAGCCCCTACCGCGAAACGGAAGCCATGCTCGACGGCAGCGACGCCGTCAGCGACTGGCCCCTCCTGAACTTCGGCCTCGGCATCGCCAGTGGGGCCAGCTGGATGAGCTTCCACCACGGCGGCGGCGTCGGCCTGGGCTTTTCGCAGCACAGCGGCCTCGTCATCGTCGCCGACGGCACCGAGCAGGCCGCGCAGAAACTGTCCCGCGCCCTGACCAACGACCCCGGCATGGGCGTCATCCGCCACGCCGACGCTGGCTACGACCACGCCCTGAACGTCGCCCGCGAACGCGGCCTCGACCTCCCCAGCCTCGGCATACAGTCCAGGGAATGA